The following are encoded in a window of Flavobacterium sp. WC2421 genomic DNA:
- a CDS encoding FtsW/RodA/SpoVE family cell cycle protein, giving the protein MKQLIGNLKGDKVIWSFVALLALFSFMPVFSASSNLAYLGHGTGNTLGYLVKHLAHICIGFTIIYFVHKVPYHYFRAISKVGLPVVWILLAYTLIKGTVIAGANASRWIQIPFVGITFQTSTLASLVLFIYVARYLSKTREEPIDFKESLKELWIPVFITLMFILPANFSTTALIFSMVIMLVFIGKYPIKYIGFIIGSGIVFLAFFVLVSKAFPDSRFFSRVSTWSSRIENFTTDKPDEDDYQIEKAKIAIASGKIYGLGPGKSVQKNFLPQSSSDFIYAIIVEEYGLIGGLGVLTLYLLLLFRFVIASHKANTLFGKLVVIGLGFPMIFQAMINMAVAVELLPVTGQTLPLISSGGSSIWMTCFALGIIISVTKKDEEIEEELKVAAKREEALQKLIDAELASEEEINSDYSIEDKAGNPMDAVMNK; this is encoded by the coding sequence ATGAAGCAATTAATAGGTAATTTAAAAGGAGATAAAGTAATATGGTCATTCGTGGCTTTATTAGCGCTGTTTTCGTTTATGCCTGTTTTTAGTGCCAGTAGTAATTTAGCCTATTTAGGACATGGGACGGGTAATACATTGGGTTATTTGGTAAAACATTTAGCTCATATTTGTATTGGATTTACTATTATTTATTTTGTTCATAAAGTGCCATATCATTATTTTAGAGCCATCTCTAAAGTGGGATTACCTGTTGTTTGGATATTATTGGCTTATACCTTAATCAAAGGAACGGTAATTGCAGGTGCTAATGCAAGTCGATGGATTCAAATTCCGTTTGTGGGCATTACATTTCAAACATCAACATTAGCATCCTTAGTGTTGTTCATTTATGTTGCTAGGTATTTATCTAAAACTCGAGAAGAACCAATTGATTTTAAAGAATCTTTAAAAGAACTTTGGATTCCCGTATTTATAACTTTAATGTTTATTTTACCTGCCAATTTTTCTACAACAGCCTTGATATTTTCAATGGTAATTATGCTTGTTTTTATTGGTAAATACCCAATAAAATATATTGGTTTTATAATTGGTTCAGGTATTGTTTTTCTTGCCTTTTTTGTGCTTGTTTCCAAAGCGTTTCCTGATTCTAGATTTTTTAGTAGGGTAAGTACGTGGAGTAGTCGAATTGAAAATTTTACAACCGACAAACCAGACGAAGATGATTACCAAATTGAGAAAGCCAAAATTGCTATTGCTTCAGGTAAAATTTATGGATTAGGACCGGGGAAAAGTGTTCAAAAGAATTTTTTACCACAATCTTCTTCTGACTTTATTTATGCTATCATAGTCGAAGAATACGGTTTAATTGGAGGGCTTGGTGTTCTTACCTTATACCTTCTGCTTTTATTCCGTTTTGTCATTGCTTCGCATAAAGCAAATACCTTATTTGGAAAATTAGTCGTCATAGGGCTCGGTTTTCCAATGATATTTCAAGCCATGATAAATATGGCCGTAGCTGTAGAGTTACTGCCGGTTACAGGGCAAACGTTACCCTTGATCAGTAGCGGAGGAAGTTCCATTTGGATGACGTGCTTTGCACTCGGTATTATTATAAGTGTGACTAAAAAAGACGAAGAAATAGAGGAAGAATTAAAAGTAGCAGCTAAAAGAGAAGAAGCGCTTCAAAAATTAATTGATGCTGAGCTAGCTTCTGAAGAAGAAATTAATTCGGATTATTCTATTGAAGATAAAGCTGGAAATCCTATGGATGCGGTGATGAATAAATAA
- the mraY gene encoding phospho-N-acetylmuramoyl-pentapeptide-transferase: MLYYLFEYLDKTMNVSGTGVFQYITFRSALAFLLSLLLSTVYGKRIINFLRNQQVGETVRELGLAGQNEKAGTPTMGGLIIIFATLLPVMLFAKLHNIYIVLLIVTTLWMGTIGFVDDYIKIFKKDKQGLKGIFKVFGQVGLGLIVGTVLYFNPSVTVRTDTGKSDVFKMTTENVIYEAPLEEKSTATTIPFFKNNEFDYAELLAWTGEGYEKWAWVIFIPIVIFIITAVSNGANLTDGIDGLAAGTSAISVLALGIFTFVSGNIIFSNYLNIMYIPNSGEMTVFIASFTGALIGFLWYNSYPASVFMGDTGSLTIGGIIAVLAIAVRKEMLIPLFCGVFLVENFSVVLQVTYFKYTKKRFGEGRRIFLMAPLHHHYQKKGYHESKIVTRFWIVAIMLAILSIVTLKLR; this comes from the coding sequence ATGCTGTATTACTTATTTGAATATTTAGATAAAACGATGAATGTTTCTGGAACTGGTGTTTTTCAATACATCACTTTTAGATCGGCATTGGCTTTCTTATTATCACTATTATTATCTACTGTTTATGGTAAAAGAATTATCAATTTTTTACGCAATCAGCAAGTAGGTGAAACAGTTAGAGAACTAGGTTTGGCTGGGCAAAACGAAAAAGCAGGTACTCCTACAATGGGGGGGTTAATCATCATATTTGCCACATTGTTACCAGTTATGTTATTCGCAAAATTGCATAATATTTATATTGTCTTGTTGATTGTTACGACTTTATGGATGGGAACAATTGGTTTTGTAGATGACTATATAAAAATTTTCAAAAAAGACAAGCAAGGACTAAAAGGGATTTTTAAAGTTTTTGGACAAGTGGGGTTAGGTTTAATTGTTGGGACAGTTCTATATTTTAATCCAAGTGTAACAGTACGTACTGATACGGGTAAAAGTGATGTTTTTAAGATGACCACTGAGAATGTTATTTATGAAGCTCCTTTGGAAGAAAAGTCGACAGCGACTACAATTCCATTTTTCAAAAACAATGAATTTGATTATGCTGAATTATTAGCTTGGACTGGAGAAGGATATGAAAAATGGGCTTGGGTAATCTTTATTCCTATTGTGATTTTTATTATAACAGCAGTTTCTAATGGGGCTAATTTAACTGACGGTATAGATGGACTCGCCGCGGGAACTTCGGCAATATCCGTACTGGCATTAGGTATTTTTACTTTCGTTTCAGGAAATATTATTTTCTCCAATTACTTGAATATTATGTACATCCCTAATTCGGGTGAGATGACGGTTTTTATCGCCTCTTTTACAGGGGCACTAATTGGATTTCTATGGTATAATTCGTATCCAGCATCCGTATTTATGGGAGATACTGGAAGTTTGACGATCGGTGGGATTATTGCCGTCTTAGCGATTGCAGTTCGAAAAGAAATGTTGATTCCATTATTTTGCGGAGTGTTTTTAGTTGAGAATTTTTCGGTGGTATTGCAAGTGACCTATTTTAAATATACCAAGAAACGTTTTGGTGAAGGACGAAGAATATTTCTAATGGCTCCTTTACATCATCACTATCAAAAGAAGGGCTATCATGAAAGTAAAATTGTAACTCGTTTTTGGATTGTAGCTATCATGTTAGCGATACTTTCAATTGTTACTTTAAAATTAAGATAA
- a CDS encoding UDP-N-acetylmuramoyl-L-alanyl-D-glutamate--2,6-diaminopimelate ligase encodes MIILKDILYKVAIESINGSTDIAINKIDFDSRKIEQNDIFIAIRGAISDGHDFIQKAINLGAKAIVCDAFPKVLVKGVTYVQVLDTNKALAYMAANYFGNPSESLKLVGITGTNGKTTIASLLYQLFKKAGFKVGLLSTVKIMVDDVEYKATHTTPDSITINYYLAEMKAANVDYCFMEVSSHGIHQKRTEALFFAGGVFTNLSHDHLDYHPTFAEYRDVKKSFFDHLPKTAFALSNTDDKNGAIMLQNTAAKKRTYALKSYADYKTQILENQLSGLLLKIDGNEVWVKLIGTFNAYNVLAIYGTAIELGLDSLETLRLLSELESVSGRFQYIVSESNITAIVDYAHTPDALENVLKTINDIRTKNEQLITVVGCGGNRDKTKRPIMAGIASDLSDKAILTSDNPRNEDPDTILTEMETGVAPQNYKKILTITDRKQAIKTACQLAQPNDIILIAGKGHETYQEIMGIRHDFDDMKIVKEILEQLHK; translated from the coding sequence GTGATTATACTAAAAGACATATTATATAAAGTAGCTATTGAGTCTATAAACGGTTCAACGGATATTGCTATTAACAAAATAGATTTTGATTCTAGGAAAATAGAGCAAAATGATATTTTTATAGCTATTCGTGGGGCTATTTCGGACGGTCATGATTTTATTCAAAAAGCAATTAATTTAGGTGCTAAAGCAATTGTTTGCGATGCCTTTCCTAAAGTTTTAGTAAAAGGAGTTACGTATGTACAAGTATTGGATACAAACAAGGCTTTGGCTTATATGGCGGCTAATTATTTTGGAAATCCTTCGGAAAGTTTAAAATTAGTAGGGATTACAGGAACCAATGGAAAAACTACAATTGCTTCTTTATTGTATCAATTGTTTAAAAAAGCAGGGTTTAAAGTTGGGTTATTGTCTACCGTTAAAATAATGGTTGATGATGTTGAATATAAAGCAACTCATACAACACCAGATTCTATAACAATCAACTATTACTTGGCAGAAATGAAAGCAGCCAATGTTGATTATTGTTTTATGGAAGTGAGTTCACATGGAATTCATCAGAAAAGAACGGAGGCATTATTTTTTGCGGGTGGAGTTTTTACCAATTTATCACACGATCACTTGGATTACCATCCCACTTTTGCTGAATATAGAGATGTGAAAAAATCTTTTTTTGATCATCTTCCAAAAACGGCATTTGCATTATCAAATACTGATGATAAAAATGGGGCAATTATGTTGCAAAACACAGCGGCCAAAAAGCGCACCTATGCATTAAAATCGTATGCTGATTATAAAACCCAAATCCTAGAAAATCAATTGTCAGGATTGTTATTGAAAATTGATGGAAATGAAGTATGGGTAAAATTAATTGGAACTTTTAATGCTTATAATGTTTTGGCTATTTACGGAACCGCTATTGAATTAGGTTTAGATAGTTTAGAAACTTTAAGATTGTTATCTGAATTGGAAAGTGTTTCAGGAAGATTTCAATATATCGTTTCTGAGTCAAATATTACTGCTATTGTGGATTATGCACATACTCCGGATGCATTAGAAAATGTTTTGAAAACGATCAATGATATTCGAACCAAAAACGAACAATTGATTACAGTTGTAGGTTGTGGAGGTAATAGAGATAAAACAAAACGTCCTATTATGGCTGGGATTGCTTCTGATTTGAGTGACAAAGCAATTCTTACATCCGATAACCCTAGAAATGAAGATCCAGATACTATTCTAACTGAGATGGAAACGGGTGTTGCTCCTCAAAACTATAAAAAGATCTTGACAATTACTGATAGAAAACAAGCTATAAAAACAGCTTGTCAATTGGCTCAACCCAATGATATTATTTTAATAGCAGGAAAAGGACACGAAACATATCAAGAAATTATGGGAATTCGCCATGATTTTGATGATATGAAAATTGTAAAAGAAATATTAGAACAACTTCATAAATAG
- the murD gene encoding UDP-N-acetylmuramoyl-L-alanine--D-glutamate ligase — translation MRLVVLGGGESGVGTAILGKKKGYDVFVSDFGKIKENYKEVLVSNGIDFEDEQHTEDLILNADVVMKSPGIPEKAPIVKKLIEKGIPVISEIEFAAPFTKAITIGITGSNGKTTTTMLAYHLLKSAGLNVGLGGNIGKSFAWQVADDTFDSYVLELSSFQLDGIKDYKPHIAIITNISPDHLDRYDYKYENYIDSKFRITMNQTEDDYLIYDADDEAINEWLNKNKTKAKLIPFSLTKTFSEGAFIKNNIMEVSINQEEFKMDTESIALEGKHNMKNAMAATSVAKLMQIRKATIRESLSNFQGVEHRLEKVLKIQNVQYINDSKATNVNATFFALDSMNTPTVWIVGGVDKGNDYNELMSLVREKVKAIICLGVDNKKIIDAFGNVVDIMVEVTNMNDAVRMAQRLTEKGDTVLLSPACASFDLFENYEDRGKQFKQAVQNL, via the coding sequence ATGAGACTAGTTGTATTAGGCGGCGGAGAAAGCGGAGTAGGAACAGCAATCCTAGGTAAGAAAAAAGGATATGATGTTTTTGTGTCTGATTTTGGAAAGATAAAAGAAAACTATAAAGAAGTTCTTGTAAGTAATGGTATTGATTTCGAAGACGAACAACATACTGAGGATTTGATTTTGAATGCTGACGTGGTTATGAAAAGCCCTGGTATTCCAGAAAAAGCTCCAATTGTTAAAAAACTAATCGAAAAAGGGATCCCTGTGATATCAGAAATAGAATTTGCGGCTCCTTTTACAAAAGCAATAACTATTGGGATAACTGGAAGTAATGGGAAGACTACGACAACAATGTTAGCCTATCATTTGTTAAAATCGGCTGGATTGAATGTCGGTTTGGGGGGTAATATTGGAAAGAGTTTTGCCTGGCAAGTAGCTGATGACACATTTGATTCCTATGTGTTAGAATTAAGTAGTTTTCAATTGGATGGCATTAAAGATTACAAACCTCATATAGCAATTATTACCAATATTAGTCCGGATCATTTAGATCGATACGATTACAAATACGAAAATTATATTGATTCAAAATTTAGAATAACAATGAATCAAACAGAGGATGATTACCTCATATATGACGCAGATGACGAGGCTATTAATGAATGGCTAAATAAAAATAAAACAAAAGCAAAACTAATCCCTTTTTCATTAACAAAAACTTTTAGTGAAGGAGCATTTATCAAAAACAACATAATGGAAGTATCAATTAATCAAGAGGAATTTAAAATGGACACGGAGTCAATTGCTTTGGAAGGAAAACATAATATGAAAAATGCAATGGCAGCAACCTCTGTGGCTAAATTGATGCAAATTAGAAAAGCAACAATTCGTGAAAGTTTATCTAATTTCCAAGGAGTAGAGCACCGTTTGGAGAAAGTATTGAAAATTCAAAATGTTCAATATATCAATGATTCAAAAGCGACAAATGTAAATGCTACTTTCTTTGCTTTAGACAGTATGAACACACCAACAGTGTGGATTGTAGGTGGTGTCGATAAAGGGAATGATTATAATGAATTGATGTCATTAGTTCGTGAAAAAGTAAAAGCAATAATTTGTTTAGGAGTCGATAATAAAAAAATAATTGATGCATTTGGTAATGTAGTTGATATTATGGTTGAAGTTACCAATATGAATGATGCCGTAAGAATGGCGCAACGTTTGACCGAAAAAGGGGATACTGTATTGTTATCGCCTGCATGTGCAAGTTTTGATTTGTTTGAAAACTATGAGGATAGAGGAAAACAATTTAAACAAGCGGTACAAAACTTATAG
- the murC gene encoding UDP-N-acetylmuramate--L-alanine ligase, with protein sequence MNLNQIHNVYFIGIGGIGMSALARYFKNIGKQVSGYDKTPTMLTRELIESGIEIHFEDNIDLIPKNFYVENTLVIITPAVPKMHSEWNYFLEREYQVKKRAEVLGIITKDTFCFAVAGTHGKTTTSSILGHILYESGVDVTAFIGGIVENYNSNLIGSGKTVTVVEADEFDRSFLHLHPNIACITSMDADHLDIYGTSDAIAESFVEFANKIEDKNKLFITKDLPLKGVTVAVNEDAVYNVFNVRIENGSYVFDINTPKGILKDFRFGLPGRHNLMNALMAIAMAEIFGTPTEAIAVALASFKGVKRRFSYQIKTKNLVYIDDYAHHPTEIDAVHQAVRELYPDKKVLAVFQPHLFSRTRDFADDFAKSLSNFDEVILMDIYPARELPIEGITSDWLLSKIDNQHKKLVQKEELIKTILESNAQIIVTIGAGDIGEMIVSIKQALNENI encoded by the coding sequence ATGAATTTAAATCAAATACATAACGTCTATTTCATCGGAATTGGTGGCATCGGAATGAGTGCCTTGGCACGGTATTTTAAGAATATCGGGAAGCAAGTTTCGGGTTATGATAAAACGCCAACGATGCTGACGAGAGAATTGATTGAAAGTGGAATTGAAATTCATTTTGAAGATAATATTGATTTAATTCCGAAAAATTTTTATGTAGAAAATACTTTGGTGATTATTACGCCAGCTGTACCAAAAATGCATTCTGAATGGAATTATTTTTTGGAAAGAGAATATCAAGTAAAAAAGAGAGCGGAAGTTTTAGGTATAATAACAAAAGACACTTTTTGCTTTGCTGTGGCAGGTACACATGGAAAAACAACAACATCAAGTATTCTAGGGCACATTTTATATGAAAGTGGGGTTGATGTAACAGCTTTTATTGGAGGAATTGTAGAAAATTATAATTCGAATTTAATAGGTAGTGGTAAAACAGTTACGGTAGTTGAAGCGGATGAATTCGATCGTTCTTTTTTGCATTTGCATCCTAATATTGCTTGTATCACATCTATGGATGCAGATCATTTAGATATTTATGGGACAAGTGATGCTATAGCAGAATCGTTTGTAGAATTTGCAAATAAAATTGAGGATAAAAATAAATTATTTATCACTAAAGATTTGCCTTTAAAAGGGGTGACAGTTGCGGTAAATGAAGATGCTGTTTACAATGTCTTTAATGTGCGAATTGAAAATGGGAGTTATGTTTTTGATATAAATACTCCAAAAGGGATTTTAAAAGATTTTCGTTTTGGTTTACCAGGAAGACACAATTTGATGAATGCTTTAATGGCTATTGCAATGGCTGAAATATTCGGCACCCCAACCGAGGCCATTGCAGTAGCCTTAGCATCATTTAAAGGAGTTAAGAGAAGGTTTTCGTATCAAATTAAAACAAAAAACTTAGTTTACATTGATGACTATGCGCATCACCCTACTGAGATTGATGCTGTGCATCAGGCAGTAAGAGAATTGTATCCTGATAAAAAAGTTTTGGCTGTATTTCAGCCTCATTTATTTAGTAGAACAAGGGATTTTGCTGATGATTTTGCCAAAAGTTTGTCTAATTTTGACGAAGTTATTTTAATGGATATTTATCCGGCCCGTGAATTGCCAATTGAGGGAATTACTTCGGATTGGTTGTTGTCTAAAATTGATAATCAGCATAAAAAATTAGTTCAAAAAGAAGAATTAATAAAGACTATTTTGGAAAGTAATGCTCAAATAATTGTTACTATTGGAGCAGGTGATATTGGGGAAATGATAGTGTCAATAAAACAAGCGCTAAATGAGAATATTTAA
- the murG gene encoding undecaprenyldiphospho-muramoylpentapeptide beta-N-acetylglucosaminyltransferase: MKQYKFILSGGGTGGHIYPAIAIANELKMRFPNAEFLFVGAKDKMEMQKVPQAGYNIKGLWIAGLQRQINLKNAMFPFKLVDSLWKSRMILKDFKPDVVIGTGGFASGPLLQVANTMGIPTVIQEQNSYPGITNKLLSKKASAICVAYENLERFFPKEKMVFTGNPVRQDLIAIESKRGDAIEYFNLDPNKKTLLVLGGSLGARRMNQLIEKELDKIVSQNVQIIWQCGKLYYEDYKKYNTENVQVVSFIERMDFVYAAADIIISRAGASSVSELCIVGKPVLFIPSPNVAEDHQTKNAKAIVDKKGALLLKESDLDSQFSLVFEALLKDEGKQKQLSENIKQLAMPEATKQIADEIVKLIKK; this comes from the coding sequence ATGAAACAATATAAATTCATATTAAGTGGTGGAGGAACGGGAGGACATATATATCCTGCAATTGCTATTGCTAATGAATTAAAAATGCGTTTCCCTAATGCTGAATTCCTTTTTGTAGGAGCCAAAGATAAAATGGAAATGCAAAAAGTTCCTCAAGCGGGTTACAATATAAAAGGATTGTGGATTGCTGGTTTACAACGTCAGATTAATTTAAAAAACGCGATGTTTCCCTTTAAATTAGTTGATAGTTTATGGAAATCCAGAATGATACTTAAGGATTTTAAACCAGATGTAGTTATTGGTACAGGCGGTTTTGCTAGTGGACCATTATTACAAGTAGCTAATACAATGGGCATACCTACTGTAATTCAAGAACAAAATTCTTATCCTGGAATTACAAATAAGTTATTGAGCAAAAAAGCAAGTGCTATTTGTGTTGCCTATGAAAATTTAGAGCGTTTTTTTCCAAAAGAAAAAATGGTTTTTACGGGTAACCCAGTTCGTCAGGATTTGATTGCTATCGAAAGTAAGAGAGGGGACGCAATTGAATATTTTAATTTAGATCCTAATAAAAAGACGTTGCTTGTTCTTGGAGGAAGTCTGGGTGCTAGAAGAATGAATCAATTAATTGAAAAAGAATTAGATAAGATTGTTTCTCAAAATGTTCAGATTATCTGGCAATGCGGAAAATTATATTACGAAGATTATAAAAAATACAATACGGAGAATGTTCAGGTTGTTTCTTTTATCGAAAGAATGGATTTTGTTTATGCAGCAGCAGATATTATTATTTCACGTGCTGGTGCTTCATCCGTATCAGAATTATGTATTGTTGGAAAACCGGTGCTGTTTATTCCATCACCGAATGTGGCAGAAGACCATCAGACAAAAAATGCAAAAGCAATTGTTGACAAAAAAGGAGCATTGCTTTTAAAAGAATCAGATTTGGATTCTCAATTCAGTCTTGTTTTTGAGGCCCTTTTAAAAGATGAAGGAAAGCAAAAGCAGCTAAGCGAAAATATAAAACAACTAGCAATGCCAGAAGCAACAAAGCAAATTGCTGATGAAATTGTGAAATTAATTAAAAAATAA